In the Nitrospirales bacterium LBB_01 genome, one interval contains:
- a CDS encoding helix-turn-helix domain-containing protein, translating into MNGINLNNRHFLTPSEAAKVLSVSRSTVYRLISYGEIPAVNIRKAKRIPVKAVLEILDGLQNP; encoded by the coding sequence ATGAATGGTATAAACCTCAACAATCGCCACTTCTTAACACCTTCAGAAGCGGCTAAGGTCTTAAGCGTCTCTCGTTCTACAGTTTACAGGTTAATTTCGTATGGAGAGATACCGGCAGTGAACATACGGAAAGCTAAGCGGATACCTGTTAAAGCAGTATTGGAAATATTAGACGGGCTGCAAAATCCTTGA
- a CDS encoding Crp/Fnr family transcriptional regulator, whose translation MVKGEGTKKKQKAHSSCNIDQLRQLPCLSQVSDDDLENIGRKSFVKKYCKNDFVFLASDEVKFFFIVESGAVKLYKNSEEGREIVIQIMGMGEHFCCAPIYADNKQMVNAVAVEDTIVLAIPVSDFTAMLHCGLTDFGVKILRTLCMRVKHLSSIVENITFKDVEMRVLMAIMSSAERKSPDAEMVPLTLTHQELAAMTGTVREVVSRTMSKLRRCGVLSHGNQREFILNKQAAVEYLKQPH comes from the coding sequence ATGGTAAAAGGTGAAGGTACAAAGAAGAAACAGAAAGCACACAGTAGTTGCAACATAGACCAACTCCGTCAGCTTCCGTGTCTTTCACAGGTTAGTGACGATGATCTTGAAAATATTGGACGGAAATCATTTGTGAAGAAATACTGTAAGAATGATTTTGTTTTTTTAGCGTCAGATGAGGTTAAGTTTTTCTTCATAGTGGAAAGCGGGGCTGTCAAACTTTACAAAAACTCAGAAGAAGGCAGAGAGATAGTAATACAGATAATGGGGATGGGTGAGCATTTCTGCTGTGCGCCAATATATGCTGATAATAAACAAATGGTAAATGCGGTGGCGGTAGAGGACACGATAGTGCTTGCGATACCTGTGAGTGATTTCACAGCTATGCTCCATTGCGGGCTTACGGACTTTGGTGTAAAGATATTACGGACTCTTTGTATGCGTGTTAAGCATTTGTCATCAATTGTTGAGAATATAACGTTTAAAGATGTTGAGATGAGAGTTTTAATGGCAATTATGAGCTCAGCCGAGCGTAAGAGTCCTGATGCTGAGATGGTGCCGCTGACGTTGACTCATCAGGAGCTAGCAGCTATGACAGGAACAGTCAGAGAGGTTGTCTCGCGTACAATGAGTAAGCTGCGAAGGTGCGGCGTACTATCACATGGTAATCAGAGGGAGTTTATACTAAACAAACAAGCTGCTGTTGAGTATTTAAAGCAACCGCATTAA